Proteins encoded by one window of Bacillus sp. DTU_2020_1000418_1_SI_GHA_SEK_038:
- a CDS encoding S41 family peptidase, with protein MNRKWMALFMTGALLTGAGGTYVGMKFLSQGTVLERLENKSSEMEEGNFPTATGNGDLTKVEQAYSLILNSYVEKVGEQQLVEGAIQGMLATLSDPYSIYMDKETVKQFNETLESSFEGIGAEVGMEDGKIIIISPFKESPAEKAGLKPRDQILKVDGESVKGLDLFQATSKIRGKKGTKVKLEIARNGLKDPLIVEVKRDEIPQITVFSELKRQNGKDIGYIEITSFSNETASEFEERLKSLEKKGMKGLVIDVRGNPGGLLISVEEILKKLVTGEKPYIQIEKREGEKKRYYSSLKEKKKYPIAVLIDKGSASASEILAGALKEAEGYALIGENTFGKGTVQQPVPMGDGSNIKLTLYKWLTPDGNWIHNEGIKPTLEVRQPKIFHTHPLQINKALEKDMNNEQVKNAQEMLEGLGYGPGRSDGYFSESTETAVRAFQQQHDLEPTGTIDKKTAFSLEQAVIAEMKKEENDMQLQMALRFLAR; from the coding sequence ATGAATAGAAAATGGATGGCGTTATTTATGACTGGTGCACTTCTGACAGGGGCTGGCGGTACATATGTGGGTATGAAATTCTTAAGCCAAGGTACCGTGCTGGAACGATTAGAAAATAAATCTTCCGAAATGGAAGAGGGGAATTTCCCAACGGCAACTGGAAATGGTGATTTAACAAAGGTTGAGCAGGCGTATAGTCTCATTCTTAATAGCTATGTTGAAAAAGTTGGGGAACAGCAGCTAGTAGAAGGAGCCATTCAAGGCATGCTTGCGACTCTTTCCGATCCGTATTCCATCTATATGGACAAGGAGACGGTCAAACAATTTAATGAGACTCTCGAATCCTCCTTTGAAGGAATCGGAGCAGAAGTAGGGATGGAGGATGGAAAGATCATCATTATATCACCTTTTAAAGAATCTCCTGCCGAAAAGGCGGGATTAAAGCCGCGTGATCAAATTTTGAAGGTGGATGGGGAGAGTGTAAAGGGACTGGATCTTTTCCAAGCAACCTCCAAAATTCGCGGAAAAAAAGGCACAAAGGTGAAGCTGGAAATTGCGCGCAATGGATTAAAGGATCCGCTAATTGTTGAAGTAAAGCGTGATGAAATCCCTCAGATTACGGTATTTTCAGAATTGAAAAGGCAAAATGGGAAGGATATTGGTTATATCGAAATAACATCCTTTTCAAATGAGACAGCTTCTGAGTTTGAAGAAAGACTTAAGTCATTAGAGAAAAAAGGCATGAAAGGCTTAGTAATTGATGTGCGCGGCAATCCTGGTGGACTTTTAATATCGGTAGAGGAAATTCTGAAAAAGCTTGTCACAGGTGAAAAGCCTTATATTCAAATAGAAAAACGCGAAGGTGAAAAGAAAAGGTATTACTCCAGTTTAAAGGAGAAAAAGAAATACCCGATTGCTGTTCTGATCGATAAAGGCAGCGCTTCTGCTTCCGAAATTCTGGCAGGTGCCCTAAAAGAGGCGGAAGGATATGCACTCATCGGGGAGAACACCTTTGGCAAAGGGACTGTTCAGCAGCCGGTACCGATGGGAGATGGCAGCAACATTAAATTAACTTTATATAAATGGCTGACGCCGGATGGAAATTGGATTCATAATGAAGGGATCAAGCCGACATTGGAGGTAAGGCAGCCGAAGATTTTCCATACACATCCGCTCCAAATTAATAAAGCCCTTGAGAAGGATATGAACAATGAACAGGTGAAAAACGCACAGGAAATGCTCGAGGGCCTAGGCTATGGACCCGGTCGCAGCGATGGATATTTCAGTGAATCCACGGAAACGGCTGTACGTGCTTTCCAACAGCAGCATGATCTCGAACCAACCGGAACCATTGATAAAAAAACAGCCTTCTCACTTGAACAAGCGGTTATCGCCGAAATGAAAAAAGAAGAGAATGATATGCAACTGCAAATGGCATTGCGGTTTCTAGCTAGATAA
- a CDS encoding PDZ domain-containing protein, with protein sequence MALEWLFEILKGTGKLFLHPVFYFLFFMAAVLGVSRVKRERRNFHVRAENAYFELRQLLPLGILAGLGLSLVSIAAGLVIPMETILFTAILTIVWSITTRVRWMSPAYTLGFAFFVTIFAAELPWKLPAFLTSITDSEQTIFPSIAALLALLLIGEGILISRNGKKGSSPKLINSKRGQRVGIHEVKRLWMLPVFLLIPGEALQTPFEWWPVFTFGGSTYSLILVPFAVGFFQQIQGNLPAEAVKAVGKKVITLGIFTALLSISGYWYPLASIAVVTLAIIGREMITLRQRIAEENLPFYFSKRNHGVLVLGIIPGSPANNMALQVGELITKVNGLAVHDRNSFYQALLKNRAHCKLEVLDVNGQIRFAQRALYEGDHHELGILFVQDEKKKGSEAV encoded by the coding sequence TTGGCTCTGGAATGGCTTTTTGAAATTTTAAAGGGGACGGGAAAGCTTTTTCTTCATCCTGTTTTCTATTTTCTATTCTTTATGGCTGCGGTATTGGGTGTTTCTCGGGTTAAGCGGGAGAGAAGAAATTTCCATGTTCGCGCGGAGAATGCTTATTTTGAGCTGAGGCAACTGCTTCCATTGGGCATTTTAGCAGGACTGGGGCTTTCGCTCGTATCCATTGCGGCAGGTCTTGTCATTCCAATGGAAACAATCCTATTTACGGCGATCTTAACTATCGTTTGGAGCATAACGACAAGAGTTCGCTGGATGTCGCCAGCCTATACGCTTGGCTTTGCTTTTTTTGTGACTATTTTTGCGGCTGAACTCCCATGGAAGCTGCCGGCGTTTTTAACTTCCATAACGGATTCAGAACAGACGATTTTTCCATCGATTGCTGCCCTGCTTGCGCTTCTTCTGATTGGGGAAGGCATACTTATTTCAAGGAATGGCAAAAAGGGTTCCTCTCCTAAGCTGATCAACAGTAAACGTGGCCAGAGAGTGGGTATTCATGAAGTGAAGAGGCTATGGATGCTGCCGGTGTTTCTTCTTATTCCGGGGGAGGCACTGCAGACTCCTTTTGAATGGTGGCCGGTCTTTACGTTTGGAGGCAGCACGTATTCCCTTATTCTCGTCCCGTTTGCCGTAGGCTTCTTTCAGCAGATTCAAGGTAATTTGCCAGCCGAGGCGGTGAAGGCAGTCGGTAAAAAAGTCATCACACTCGGTATTTTTACAGCGCTGCTATCCATTTCAGGCTACTGGTATCCGCTTGCTTCGATCGCAGTGGTGACGCTTGCGATTATTGGGCGCGAGATGATTACGTTAAGACAGAGAATAGCGGAAGAGAATCTCCCGTTTTATTTTTCAAAAAGAAATCATGGTGTTCTTGTTCTTGGGATTATCCCTGGATCCCCAGCGAACAATATGGCTTTACAGGTTGGAGAGCTCATTACGAAGGTAAACGGTCTCGCTGTCCATGACCGAAACAGCTTCTATCAGGCACTATTGAAAAACCGTGCACATTGTAAGCTGGAGGTGCTCGATGTGAACGGTCAAATCCGCTTTGCTCAAAGGGCCTTATATGAAGGGGACCACCATGAGCTTGGGATTCTTTTTGTGCAGGATGAGAAGAAAAAGGGCAGTGAAGCGGTGTAA
- a CDS encoding GntR family transcriptional regulator codes for MPIPANYSTPTRMSAKKRAFSQILEWIIDGTLHPKEKLHDADLAQALGVSRTPIREALQLLSFQGFVEMYPGVGTQVTSVNKEDISKILPPLGVLQALATELATPIISQEQIKSLRELNNQFAEAVITGDSYTALKLDEEFHQSIVDVTENSYISSTVSTLQSHVRRLYFHNSIILTPKSIEEHEAILKALEEKNKEEAARIARMNVVHAIDIFYEKQETEKNNEES; via the coding sequence ATGCCGATCCCTGCTAATTATTCCACTCCCACTCGGATGTCCGCAAAAAAGCGTGCCTTTTCTCAAATTCTAGAATGGATTATTGACGGGACTCTGCATCCTAAAGAAAAGCTGCATGATGCTGATCTTGCTCAAGCATTAGGTGTTAGCCGAACACCCATTAGAGAGGCTTTGCAGCTGCTCAGCTTTCAAGGGTTCGTTGAAATGTATCCTGGAGTGGGAACTCAAGTTACCTCTGTCAATAAAGAGGATATTAGCAAAATACTGCCGCCATTAGGTGTGCTGCAAGCTTTAGCCACTGAATTAGCGACACCGATTATTAGTCAGGAACAGATTAAATCTCTCCGTGAACTTAATAATCAATTTGCAGAGGCTGTAATAACAGGTGATTCTTACACGGCATTAAAGCTGGATGAGGAATTTCACCAAAGCATAGTAGATGTAACCGAAAATTCGTATATCTCTAGCACTGTTTCTACACTTCAGTCACATGTACGCAGACTTTATTTTCATAACTCAATCATTCTGACTCCGAAGTCTATTGAGGAACATGAAGCCATATTGAAAGCCCTTGAGGAGAAAAATAAGGAAGAAGCCGCCCGAATTGCACGAATGAATGTCGTCCATGCCATTGATATATTTTATGAAAAGCAAGAGACTGAAAAAAATAATGAAGAAAGTTAG
- a CDS encoding CsbA family protein, whose amino-acid sequence MLLKYLSALLLPGLLVVLFTRVAYNRVIGLVLTVALIAASVYKGYTDSIWLIVVDAFSLTVGFWYANRMKPETKNNA is encoded by the coding sequence TTGTTATTAAAATACCTTTCAGCTCTGCTGCTTCCCGGTCTGCTAGTGGTGCTGTTTACGAGAGTGGCATATAATCGGGTGATTGGACTTGTATTGACAGTAGCATTAATTGCAGCTTCTGTTTATAAAGGCTACACAGATTCAATTTGGCTCATTGTTGTCGATGCGTTTTCACTGACTGTTGGATTTTGGTATGCAAATCGGATGAAGCCTGAGACAAAGAATAATGCTTAA
- a CDS encoding metallophosphoesterase encodes MSFISAIVIFFAIYTAISFYVGYNGWVWLNSTRLRVNKFVYIGVIVFVSISMFIGRFSLFSPMELIGYLWLVIIGYGLILLPVANLLIYLLKKKGIFWIGLTVIAIFIFIFAYGLFNAWSPVVKTYDIQIDKEGKEENVKILMASDLHIGQIVGEKHLQRLVDLAENIQPDIILIPGDIIDDFIDPYLEKNMGKTLANLRAPLGVYAVPGNHDYYGSDLEVLGKELEKAGIHMLEDETVFVHDLFYLVGRNDLTDDNRKEVKELVKGLDHKKPIIMLDHQPKELDIAEQSGIDLVLSGHTHRGQMAPANLITEMIFENDWGHLQKESLHSIVSSGFGTWGPPLRIGSRAEVVVINLTFKSEL; translated from the coding sequence ATGTCTTTTATTTCTGCTATTGTCATTTTTTTTGCCATCTATACAGCCATTTCTTTTTATGTTGGCTACAATGGATGGGTTTGGTTAAATTCTACCAGACTTCGTGTGAATAAATTCGTTTACATAGGTGTCATTGTCTTTGTTTCTATTTCAATGTTTATCGGCCGCTTTAGCCTTTTTTCACCAATGGAACTAATTGGATACCTCTGGCTTGTCATCATCGGCTACGGCTTGATCCTTTTGCCTGTAGCTAATCTTCTTATCTATCTCCTAAAAAAGAAAGGGATCTTTTGGATTGGATTAACGGTTATTGCCATATTTATTTTTATTTTTGCGTACGGTTTATTTAATGCGTGGTCCCCTGTTGTGAAAACATATGATATTCAGATAGATAAAGAGGGAAAAGAAGAGAATGTAAAGATTTTAATGGCTTCTGACCTCCACATTGGTCAAATTGTTGGGGAAAAACATCTTCAACGGTTAGTAGATCTTGCGGAAAACATACAACCAGATATTATATTAATCCCGGGTGATATCATTGATGACTTTATTGACCCATACCTTGAGAAGAATATGGGGAAAACATTGGCGAATCTACGTGCACCTCTAGGTGTTTATGCTGTTCCAGGTAATCATGATTATTATGGAAGTGATCTTGAAGTTTTGGGTAAAGAGCTTGAAAAAGCTGGCATTCATATGTTAGAGGATGAAACAGTCTTCGTTCATGATCTGTTTTATCTCGTTGGAAGAAACGATTTAACAGATGATAATCGGAAAGAGGTTAAGGAGCTTGTTAAGGGGCTGGATCATAAGAAACCAATCATCATGCTGGACCATCAGCCAAAAGAACTAGATATTGCCGAGCAGTCTGGAATAGATTTGGTATTGTCCGGGCATACACACAGAGGTCAAATGGCCCCAGCAAATTTGATTACAGAGATGATTTTTGAAAATGACTGGGGGCATCTGCAAAAGGAAAGTCTCCATTCTATCGTTTCTTCAGGATTTGGAACATGGGGTCCGCCACTGCGGATTGGCAGTCGAGCTGAGGTAGTCGTTATCAATCTTACATTCAAATCAGAACTATAG
- a CDS encoding acetolactate synthase large subunit produces the protein MKATDVLVQCLENEGVEYIFGIMGKETLDLVDSLSRSKIQFVNTRHEQGAAFMADVYGRLSHKAGVCLSTLGPGATNLLTGIASANLDFSPVVAFIGQAGLERQHKESHQYLDLVKMFEPATKWSVQIKDSLTIAEVVHKAFRTAKMEKSGAVIIELPENLAAQKITDNAMADAPLPACMPVKEQIQEAIDQINNSQKPFIIVGNGAIRGNAAEEVQELIARLQAPATHSMKAKGILPKGNPYNYFTFGFNEQDEVLPGIEEADLLIVLGFDFVERLPKEWNKKKVPVIHIHAVPAESDEYYPIKSELVGDIKRTLQAFNVLKIEPKPWQPSGNLREKIKQAYHLNEETYSSLSITSMLQAIEKRVSDQTIVLSDVGSHKVSIARTYQPKKPGSLIMSNGLASMGIAIPGAIGAKLACPAHQVICITGDGGALMNFAEIETAARLGLPFVIIVLNDSKLKLEEQMMLQSFSNDYGTYFGNPDFVLLAQSFGIKGVRPADLLEFEGMLDEALTKSELTLIEMKLGDG, from the coding sequence ATGAAAGCGACTGATGTTCTTGTTCAATGTTTAGAAAATGAAGGTGTGGAATATATTTTTGGCATCATGGGAAAGGAAACGCTGGATCTCGTTGATTCCCTTTCCAGATCCAAAATTCAGTTTGTGAATACGAGGCATGAGCAAGGGGCTGCCTTTATGGCTGATGTTTATGGGAGGCTGTCTCATAAAGCAGGTGTATGCTTGTCTACCTTGGGGCCAGGGGCAACGAATTTATTAACGGGCATTGCGAGTGCAAATTTGGATTTCTCACCTGTCGTGGCGTTTATTGGACAGGCTGGGCTGGAAAGGCAGCATAAGGAATCACATCAATATTTGGATTTGGTTAAAATGTTTGAGCCAGCAACAAAGTGGAGCGTCCAAATCAAGGATTCTTTAACGATCGCAGAAGTAGTACATAAAGCCTTCCGGACGGCAAAAATGGAAAAGTCAGGTGCTGTGATCATTGAGTTACCGGAAAATTTAGCTGCTCAAAAAATTACTGATAATGCAATGGCTGACGCACCTCTGCCAGCTTGTATGCCCGTCAAGGAACAAATCCAAGAGGCCATTGACCAGATAAACAATAGTCAAAAGCCCTTTATCATAGTAGGTAACGGGGCGATTAGGGGAAATGCTGCAGAAGAGGTGCAGGAACTCATTGCTCGTCTCCAAGCACCAGCTACCCATAGCATGAAAGCAAAGGGAATTCTGCCGAAAGGCAATCCGTACAATTATTTTACATTTGGTTTTAATGAACAGGATGAGGTGCTGCCGGGAATCGAGGAAGCTGACCTGCTAATTGTCCTTGGATTTGATTTTGTGGAGCGGCTCCCTAAAGAATGGAATAAAAAGAAAGTGCCGGTTATCCATATCCACGCTGTTCCGGCTGAATCGGATGAATATTACCCTATCAAAAGCGAATTGGTTGGGGACATAAAGCGAACTTTACAAGCCTTTAATGTGTTGAAAATCGAGCCTAAACCGTGGCAGCCGTCCGGAAATTTACGCGAAAAAATAAAACAGGCTTACCATTTAAATGAGGAAACCTATTCTTCCTTATCTATTACATCGATGTTGCAAGCCATTGAAAAGAGGGTCAGTGATCAGACGATTGTCCTTTCGGATGTAGGTTCACATAAAGTCTCCATAGCCCGGACGTATCAGCCAAAAAAGCCGGGTTCACTCATTATGTCTAATGGATTAGCTTCAATGGGGATAGCTATTCCCGGAGCTATTGGGGCAAAATTGGCATGCCCAGCCCATCAAGTTATTTGCATAACGGGTGACGGGGGAGCCTTGATGAATTTTGCGGAAATCGAGACAGCAGCAAGATTGGGATTGCCATTTGTCATCATTGTCCTTAATGATTCGAAATTGAAATTGGAAGAACAAATGATGCTGCAATCGTTTTCGAATGATTACGGAACCTATTTTGGCAATCCTGATTTTGTCCTGCTCGCACAAAGCTTTGGTATAAAAGGAGTGCGGCCTGCTGATTTACTTGAGTTCGAAGGCATGCTTGATGAGGCGTTAACGAAGAGTGAACTTACTCTTATTGAAATGAAGCTAGGGGATGGATAA
- the uvrB gene encoding excinuclease ABC subunit UvrB: protein MKDQFKLVSKYTPQGDQPEAIKQLVKGLKSGKKHQTLLGATGTGKTFTISNVIQEVNRPTLIIAHNKTLAGQLYSEFKEFFPNNAVEYFVSYYDYYQPEAYVPQTDTFIEKDASINDEIDKLRHSATSSLFERKDVVIIASVSCIYGLGSPEEYRELVLSLRTGMEIERNQLLHRLVDIQYERNDIAFQRGTFRVRGDVVEIIPASKDERCIRVEFFGDEIDRIREVDSLTGEIIGDREHVAIFPRSHFVTREEKMRVAIQSIEEELEVRLKELRENDKLLEAQRLEQRTRYDLEMMREMGFCSGIENYSRHLTLRPPGSTPYTLMDFFPEDLLIVIDESHVTLPQIRGMYNGDQARKSVLVEHGFRLPSALDNRPLTFDEFEKHINQIVYVSATPGPYEIEHTPEMIQQIIRPTGLLDPIIEVRPIEGQIDDLIGEIHDRIKQSERVLITTLTKKMSEDLTDYLKEIGIKVQYLHSEVKTLERIEVIRDLRLGTYDVLVGINLLREGLDIPEVSLVAILDADKEGFLRSERSLIQTIGRAARNANGHVIMYADKMTNSMELAISETKRRRSIQEEYNQKHGITPQTIQKEIRDVIRATIAAEDQEEYKVSAKIGKLNKKEREKLIENMEKEMKIEAKALNFERAAELRDLILELKAEG from the coding sequence ATGAAGGACCAATTTAAACTAGTCTCAAAATATACTCCCCAAGGAGATCAGCCAGAAGCCATAAAGCAGCTTGTAAAGGGGCTCAAATCCGGCAAGAAGCATCAAACATTACTAGGAGCGACTGGGACCGGAAAGACTTTCACAATTTCTAATGTGATTCAAGAGGTCAACCGGCCAACTCTCATAATTGCTCACAATAAAACACTTGCGGGCCAGCTTTATAGTGAGTTTAAAGAGTTTTTTCCTAATAATGCAGTTGAATATTTCGTCAGCTACTATGATTATTATCAGCCGGAAGCTTATGTTCCGCAGACAGATACATTTATTGAAAAAGATGCAAGTATTAATGATGAGATTGATAAACTGCGCCACTCGGCTACGTCATCATTATTTGAACGGAAAGATGTTGTTATTATAGCCAGTGTGTCTTGTATTTATGGTTTAGGTTCGCCTGAAGAATATAGAGAGCTCGTTTTATCTCTTCGAACAGGGATGGAAATCGAAAGAAATCAGCTTCTCCACAGACTCGTAGATATTCAATATGAAAGAAATGATATCGCCTTTCAGCGCGGGACTTTTCGTGTGCGTGGCGATGTTGTGGAAATTATCCCGGCTTCCAAGGATGAGCGGTGTATTCGTGTGGAGTTTTTCGGAGATGAAATTGACCGCATTCGCGAGGTCGATTCACTGACAGGGGAAATTATTGGGGACCGCGAGCATGTGGCGATTTTTCCACGATCCCACTTCGTTACTCGTGAGGAAAAAATGCGAGTGGCCATTCAAAGCATCGAGGAAGAATTGGAAGTTAGGCTGAAGGAATTAAGAGAAAATGATAAGCTGCTTGAGGCCCAGCGCTTGGAACAGCGGACTCGGTATGACCTGGAAATGATGAGAGAAATGGGCTTTTGCTCAGGAATCGAAAACTACTCAAGACATTTAACACTAAGGCCACCAGGTTCTACTCCATACACATTAATGGACTTTTTCCCAGAGGACCTGCTCATCGTCATTGACGAGTCACATGTCACCCTCCCGCAAATTCGCGGAATGTATAATGGGGACCAAGCGAGGAAATCAGTGCTTGTGGAGCATGGTTTCCGCCTGCCTTCAGCATTAGACAATCGACCTTTGACGTTTGATGAATTTGAAAAGCATATTAACCAAATTGTCTATGTATCTGCAACTCCTGGCCCATATGAGATTGAGCACACGCCAGAAATGATTCAGCAAATCATCCGTCCGACCGGTCTGCTCGACCCAATCATCGAAGTCCGGCCGATTGAAGGGCAAATTGATGATTTAATTGGAGAAATTCATGACCGAATCAAGCAGAGTGAGCGCGTGCTTATTACAACCTTGACGAAAAAAATGTCAGAAGACCTAACCGATTATTTAAAGGAAATTGGCATTAAGGTGCAATATTTGCATTCTGAGGTTAAAACCTTAGAAAGAATTGAAGTTATCCGCGACTTGCGACTAGGTACTTATGATGTTCTAGTTGGAATCAATCTTTTAAGAGAAGGACTTGATATTCCAGAAGTATCCCTAGTGGCTATTCTTGATGCAGATAAGGAAGGATTCCTCCGCTCAGAGCGTTCTCTTATCCAGACGATTGGCCGGGCAGCTCGTAACGCAAACGGCCATGTGATTATGTATGCTGATAAAATGACAAATTCAATGGAATTAGCGATTAGCGAGACAAAGCGGCGCCGTTCCATTCAAGAAGAATATAATCAAAAACACGGCATTACCCCTCAAACGATCCAAAAGGAAATCCGTGATGTCATCCGTGCTACTATTGCGGCGGAAGATCAGGAAGAATATAAAGTATCAGCGAAAATTGGCAAGTTAAATAAGAAAGAAAGAGAAAAATTGATTGAAAATATGGAAAAAGAAATGAAGATAGAAGCAAAAGCACTTAATTTCGAACGTGCTGCTGAGCTTCGTGATTTAATTTTAGAGCTGAAAGCGGAAGGATGA
- a CDS encoding DUF2187 family protein has product MHEKKSEFSDKKRANAGDIILFERKSNRYEGKVFLVRANSVLVEISSKDAKALGYEMPNTVVQHGKYSLV; this is encoded by the coding sequence ATGCATGAAAAAAAGAGTGAATTTTCCGATAAAAAAAGGGCGAATGCAGGGGATATTATTCTTTTTGAGAGAAAAAGTAACAGATATGAAGGTAAAGTGTTTCTTGTTAGGGCTAATAGTGTATTAGTCGAAATTTCAAGTAAGGATGCAAAAGCTTTAGGATACGAAATGCCAAATACAGTTGTTCAGCATGGGAAATATTCTCTAGTGTGA
- a CDS encoding alpha/beta-type small acid-soluble spore protein: MARRKRRPLVPDSRGALDQFKNKVMANEGYQVDKENPDQVKFEVANEVGVSLNKGYNGRLTSREAGKVGGKIGGSMVKELIRMAQEQMKNK; encoded by the coding sequence ATGGCTAGAAGAAAACGTCGCCCTCTCGTACCGGATTCAAGAGGGGCTTTAGATCAGTTCAAGAATAAGGTTATGGCCAATGAAGGCTATCAAGTTGACAAAGAAAACCCTGACCAGGTGAAGTTTGAAGTAGCTAATGAGGTAGGGGTTTCCTTGAACAAAGGCTATAATGGCCGGTTAACCTCAAGGGAAGCTGGAAAAGTCGGCGGGAAAATTGGCGGGAGCATGGTGAAAGAGCTTATCCGCATGGCTCAGGAACAGATGAAAAATAAGTGA
- the brnQ gene encoding branched-chain amino acid transport system II carrier protein encodes MSSRGSFSFMIAAGFMLFALFFGAGNLIFPVMLGQMAGENVWAANAGFIVTGVGLPLLGILALGFSGKSDLQSLASRVNPAYGIFFTVALYLAIGPLFAIPRTATVSYEIGIKPFIGESNSVIALLIFSIIFFGITLFFSLKSSKLVDIVGKVLTPLLLIFIGILIVAVFINPIGQIQAPTETYMENAFFKGFQEGYMTMDALAAFVFGIIIINTMKDRGAQTKKQIMTSSMKVAFIAAALLAIIYSSLAYMGASSVEGIGALDNGGAILAAVSYHYFGSFGKVLLALIVVAACLTTSIGLITACASYFNKLVPSVSYAKWAVIFSIFSAAIANFGLSTLISISVPVLVALYPLAICLMALTFLHPLFKGKTAVYQGSILMTFIVALFDGLNAAGIKIAAINDLFTAILPGYSVGIGWIIPAIIGGIIGYALSFAKKEGYQASAVEGK; translated from the coding sequence ATGTCATCAAGAGGGTCATTTTCATTTATGATTGCTGCAGGTTTTATGCTATTCGCTTTATTCTTTGGAGCAGGGAACTTAATTTTCCCAGTTATGCTAGGGCAAATGGCTGGTGAAAATGTGTGGGCAGCTAATGCCGGATTTATTGTAACGGGAGTAGGTTTGCCATTACTAGGAATTCTAGCTTTAGGTTTTTCAGGTAAAAGTGATTTACAATCATTAGCAAGTCGTGTAAATCCAGCTTATGGAATATTCTTTACAGTAGCTCTATATTTAGCAATTGGTCCATTATTTGCAATACCAAGAACAGCTACTGTTTCTTATGAAATTGGCATTAAACCATTTATAGGTGAATCGAACAGTGTTATAGCGCTATTAATTTTCTCGATCATCTTTTTCGGAATTACTTTATTCTTTTCATTAAAATCTTCTAAGCTTGTGGATATTGTTGGAAAAGTTTTAACGCCATTATTATTAATTTTTATTGGAATTCTTATTGTAGCAGTTTTTATTAACCCAATCGGACAAATTCAAGCTCCTACTGAAACATACATGGAAAATGCCTTTTTTAAAGGATTCCAAGAGGGCTATATGACGATGGATGCGCTTGCTGCATTCGTATTCGGAATTATCATTATCAATACAATGAAGGATAGAGGCGCACAAACGAAGAAACAAATTATGACTTCTAGCATGAAGGTTGCTTTTATTGCAGCTGCTCTATTGGCTATTATTTATTCATCCCTTGCCTATATGGGAGCATCAAGCGTTGAGGGAATTGGGGCTCTAGATAATGGAGGGGCGATTCTTGCAGCCGTTTCTTATCATTATTTCGGTTCATTCGGAAAAGTGTTATTAGCTCTTATTGTTGTTGCCGCATGTTTAACAACTAGTATTGGTCTGATTACAGCATGTGCTTCTTATTTTAACAAATTGGTTCCTAGTGTTTCCTATGCGAAGTGGGCCGTTATCTTCTCGATTTTTAGCGCGGCGATTGCAAACTTTGGATTATCCACTTTAATTTCCATTTCGGTACCGGTATTAGTGGCACTTTATCCATTAGCTATTTGTTTAATGGCTTTAACATTCTTACACCCTCTTTTCAAGGGAAAAACAGCGGTCTATCAAGGCAGTATTTTAATGACTTTCATCGTTGCCCTATTCGATGGATTAAACGCAGCTGGTATTAAAATTGCAGCGATCAATGATTTATTTACAGCGATCCTTCCTGGATATTCAGTAGGAATTGGCTGGATCATCCCTGCTATCATCGGTGGAATTATCGGTTATGCGTTAAGCTTTGCAAAAAAAGAAGGCTACCAAGCTTCAGCTGTTGAGGGAAAGTAA